The Janthinobacterium lividum genome has a window encoding:
- the phaR gene encoding polyhydroxyalkanoate synthesis repressor PhaR yields the protein MSSAKKSIDRLIKKYPNRRLYDTQTSSYITLTDVKQLVLDNEVFTVVDAKSNEDLTRSILLQIILEEEANGAPMFSSSVLSQIIRYYGHAMQGMMGSYLEKNVQAFTDIQHKFTGTSAGSFEGKPFSPEMWTQFMNVQGPMMQGMMNNYIDQSKSLFVQMQEQMQSQSKNLFGTFPFVPPVPPTDKK from the coding sequence ATGAGTAGTGCAAAAAAAAGTATAGACCGCCTGATTAAAAAATATCCCAACCGCCGTCTGTATGACACGCAAACCAGTTCCTACATCACCTTGACGGACGTCAAGCAGCTGGTGTTGGACAATGAAGTGTTTACCGTCGTCGATGCCAAATCCAATGAGGATTTGACGCGCAGCATCTTGCTGCAAATCATTTTGGAAGAGGAAGCGAACGGCGCGCCCATGTTCTCGAGCAGCGTGTTGTCGCAGATCATCCGCTACTATGGCCACGCCATGCAGGGCATGATGGGATCCTACCTGGAAAAGAACGTGCAAGCGTTCACCGACATCCAGCACAAATTCACGGGCACGTCGGCAGGCAGTTTCGAAGGCAAGCCCTTCAGCCCGGAAATGTGGACCCAGTTCATGAATGTCCAGGGCCCGATGATGCAAGGCATGATGAACAACTACATCGACCAGAGCAAGAGCCTGTTCGTGCAGATGCAAGAACAGATGCAGAGCCAGAGCAAGAATCTGTTCGGCACGTTTCCGTTTGTTCCGCCGGTGCCGCCGACGGACAAAAAATAA
- a CDS encoding DUF1203 domain-containing protein, producing the protein MNDDYQAASVPSAWIDLQSKSRMADAPEYVVEGTSIETLIEQIFGDQEVSYIHVHNARNGCYAVRVDRA; encoded by the coding sequence GTGAACGATGACTACCAGGCGGCATCCGTGCCGTCTGCCTGGATCGACTTGCAGAGCAAGAGCCGGATGGCGGACGCGCCTGAATATGTGGTGGAAGGCACGTCGATTGAAACCCTGATTGAGCAGATCTTTGGCGATCAGGAAGTCAGCTATATCCACGTCCACAACGCCAGAAACGGTTGCTACGCTGTCCGGGTTGACCGGGCATAG
- the pgeF gene encoding peptidoglycan editing factor PgeF, giving the protein MTSALPCIFPNWPGLPANVGALATVRAGGISQDPYGDGQGGGGLNLGTHVGDEVAHVAANRARLAGVLPSEPAWLSQVHGVTVADAGKLDGHVPDADASVATQPGAVCVVMTADCLPVLFCSTDGLVVGAAHAGWRGLANGVLQRTVDSMRAQGATDILAWLGPAIGPQQFEVGQDVLQAFRDGARDDAERQVLSSAFVAIDGKPGKYLADIYALARTMLLRDGVTQVAGGEYCTVSDAAQFYSYRRDGVTGRQASLIWRK; this is encoded by the coding sequence ATGACGTCAGCGTTGCCCTGCATTTTTCCCAATTGGCCCGGCTTGCCCGCGAACGTGGGCGCGCTGGCAACCGTGCGTGCGGGCGGCATCAGCCAGGACCCGTACGGTGACGGACAGGGCGGCGGTGGCTTGAACCTGGGTACGCACGTGGGCGACGAGGTCGCGCACGTGGCGGCCAACCGCGCGCGGCTGGCGGGCGTCTTGCCATCCGAGCCTGCCTGGCTGTCGCAGGTGCATGGCGTGACCGTGGCCGATGCTGGCAAGCTGGACGGCCACGTGCCGGACGCCGATGCCAGCGTGGCAACGCAGCCTGGCGCCGTGTGCGTAGTGATGACGGCCGATTGCCTGCCGGTATTGTTCTGTTCGACCGATGGCTTGGTCGTCGGTGCGGCCCATGCGGGCTGGCGCGGCCTGGCCAACGGCGTCTTGCAGCGTACGGTGGACAGCATGCGCGCGCAGGGCGCGACGGACATCCTCGCCTGGCTGGGGCCGGCCATAGGTCCGCAGCAATTCGAAGTGGGGCAGGACGTGCTGCAAGCGTTCCGCGACGGCGCACGGGACGATGCCGAGCGGCAAGTGTTGAGCTCCGCCTTCGTCGCCATCGATGGCAAGCCAGGCAAGTACCTGGCCGACATCTATGCCTTGGCGCGTACCATGCTGCTGCGCGATGGCGTGACGCAAGTGGCGGGTGGAGAATATTGCACCGTCAGCGATGCGGCGCAGTTTTACTCGTACCGGCGCGATGGCGTCACGGGAAGACAGGCCAGCTTGATCTGGCGCAAATAA
- the rimO gene encoding 30S ribosomal protein S12 methylthiotransferase RimO, with protein MPGAAPKVGFVSLGCPKALVDSEQILTQLRAEGYETAKSYAGADLVIVNTCGFIDAAVQESLDAIGEALAENGKVIVTGCLGAKKDAAGDDIIMKVHPKVLSVTGPHALAEVMDSVHLHLPKPHAPFLDLVPPQGVKLTPKHYAYLKISEGCNHRCSFCIIPSMRGDLVSRPIGELMIEAENLFKAGVKELLVISQDTSAYGVDVKFRSGFWNGRPVKTHMTQLTEALGELAKSYGAWVRLHYVYPYPHVDQIIPMMSGGHILPYLDIPMQHAHPDVLKRMKRPASGEKNLDRIQAWRAINPDLTIRSTFIAGFPGETEAEFEYLLDFLKEAQIDRLGCFAYSPVEGATANAIANPVPEELREERRGRVMLLQEEISKKRLQAKVGKTVRVLIDEVTRSGGVGRSSADAPEIDGVVYVKPPFEPHRKLAVGQFVDVTITSADAHDLWGAAE; from the coding sequence ATGCCAGGTGCGGCGCCGAAAGTGGGCTTTGTCTCGCTCGGCTGCCCGAAAGCGCTGGTCGATTCCGAACAAATCCTGACCCAACTGCGTGCCGAAGGCTACGAAACGGCGAAATCCTACGCTGGCGCCGATCTGGTGATCGTCAATACCTGCGGCTTTATCGATGCTGCCGTACAAGAGTCGCTCGACGCCATCGGCGAAGCGCTGGCTGAAAACGGCAAGGTCATCGTCACCGGTTGCCTGGGCGCCAAGAAAGATGCTGCCGGCGACGACATCATCATGAAGGTGCACCCGAAAGTACTGTCCGTCACCGGGCCGCACGCGCTCGCCGAAGTGATGGATTCCGTCCACTTGCACCTGCCGAAACCGCATGCGCCTTTCCTCGACCTGGTACCGCCGCAAGGCGTCAAGCTGACGCCGAAGCACTATGCCTACCTGAAAATTTCCGAAGGCTGCAACCACCGCTGCAGTTTCTGCATCATCCCGTCCATGCGCGGCGACCTCGTCTCGCGTCCGATCGGCGAACTGATGATCGAAGCGGAAAACCTGTTCAAGGCCGGCGTCAAGGAATTGCTGGTCATTTCGCAAGACACCTCGGCGTATGGCGTGGACGTGAAATTCCGTTCCGGCTTCTGGAATGGCCGTCCTGTGAAAACCCACATGACGCAGCTGACGGAAGCGCTGGGCGAACTGGCCAAGTCCTACGGCGCCTGGGTGCGCTTGCACTATGTGTATCCATATCCGCACGTGGACCAGATCATCCCGATGATGAGCGGCGGCCACATCCTGCCTTACCTCGATATTCCGATGCAGCATGCGCACCCTGACGTGTTGAAACGCATGAAGCGCCCGGCCAGCGGCGAGAAAAACCTCGACCGCATCCAGGCCTGGCGCGCCATCAACCCGGACCTGACGATACGCTCGACCTTCATCGCCGGTTTCCCTGGCGAAACGGAAGCGGAATTCGAATACTTGCTCGACTTCCTCAAGGAAGCGCAGATCGACCGCCTCGGTTGCTTCGCCTATTCGCCTGTCGAAGGCGCGACGGCCAACGCAATCGCCAACCCTGTGCCGGAAGAGCTGCGCGAAGAGCGCCGCGGCCGCGTGATGCTGCTGCAGGAAGAAATTTCCAAGAAACGCCTGCAAGCCAAGGTCGGCAAGACCGTGCGCGTGCTCATCGATGAAGTTACCCGCTCCGGCGGTGTGGGCCGCTCGTCCGCCGATGCGCCGGAAATTGATGGCGTCGTGTATGTGAAGCCGCCGTTTGAGCCGCACCGCAAGCTGGCAGTCGGTCAATTCGTCGACGTGACGATCACCTCAGCCGATGCGCACGACCTGTGGGGCGCGGCAGAATAA
- the phaC gene encoding class I poly(R)-hydroxyalkanoic acid synthase, whose protein sequence is MNMPDPQMMTKEWMAQISNPEQWKTWFNMVPQPQGNPIAGILQDAGASIKPEAIEQLKNAYVAKLTGLWADFMAGKAPQLKDRRFAAPAWHASPLSAFNAAAYLLNAEFLSAMADAVEATPHQKQKIAFAVQQIVDAMSPANFLATNPDAQQTLIETKGESLAKGLSNMLADMGKGRISQSDESAFEVGRNVATTPGTVVFENALFQLIQYTPTTATVHQRPLLMVPPCINKFYILDLQPENSLVRYAVEQGNTVFLMSWRNPDLSMQHLTWDDYVEQGVIEAIRVTQDISGQEKLNMFGFCVGGTIVSTALAVLKARGENPAASLTLLTTFLDFCDAGALDVFIDEPQVALREQSLAKGGLMSGRDLGSTFSSLRPNDLVWNYVQSNYLKGKEPPAFDMLYWNGDGTGLPGPMFCWYLRNTYLENSLKVPGKLTVAGEQVDLSSIDAPAFIYGSREDHIVPWGAAYASTALLNPKKPKANRFILGASGHIAGVINPASKNKRSYWSNDAGKGARTAKAKPLSAEQWMEGATEHLGSWWPEWAAFLAEHGGAQVKAPGKPGNKRHAAIEPAPGRYVKVRAD, encoded by the coding sequence ATGAATATGCCCGATCCTCAAATGATGACCAAGGAATGGATGGCGCAGATCAGCAATCCTGAGCAGTGGAAGACGTGGTTCAACATGGTACCGCAGCCCCAGGGCAATCCGATTGCCGGCATTTTGCAGGATGCGGGCGCCAGCATCAAGCCGGAAGCGATCGAGCAACTGAAAAATGCCTATGTGGCCAAGCTGACGGGCTTGTGGGCCGACTTTATGGCCGGCAAGGCGCCGCAGCTGAAAGACCGCCGTTTCGCCGCGCCAGCCTGGCACGCCAGCCCCCTGTCGGCCTTCAATGCGGCAGCCTATTTGCTGAACGCGGAGTTTCTCAGCGCCATGGCCGATGCTGTGGAAGCGACGCCGCACCAGAAGCAAAAGATTGCGTTTGCCGTGCAGCAAATCGTCGACGCCATGTCGCCCGCCAATTTTCTTGCCACCAACCCCGACGCCCAGCAAACCCTGATCGAGACCAAGGGCGAAAGCCTGGCCAAGGGCTTGAGCAACATGCTGGCCGACATGGGCAAGGGCCGTATCTCGCAGTCCGACGAATCGGCCTTCGAAGTGGGCCGCAACGTGGCCACCACGCCGGGCACGGTGGTGTTTGAAAACGCCTTGTTCCAGCTGATCCAGTACACGCCGACGACGGCCACGGTACACCAGCGGCCGCTGCTGATGGTGCCGCCGTGTATCAATAAATTCTATATCCTTGACTTGCAGCCGGAAAATTCGCTCGTGCGTTATGCGGTAGAGCAGGGCAATACCGTGTTCCTCATGTCCTGGCGCAATCCGGACCTGAGCATGCAGCACCTGACGTGGGACGATTACGTGGAGCAAGGCGTGATCGAAGCCATCCGGGTGACGCAAGACATTTCCGGCCAGGAAAAGCTCAATATGTTCGGCTTTTGCGTGGGCGGCACCATCGTCTCGACGGCGCTGGCCGTGCTCAAGGCGCGTGGCGAGAATCCGGCCGCCAGCCTGACCCTGTTGACCACCTTCCTTGATTTCTGCGACGCGGGCGCGCTCGACGTCTTTATTGACGAGCCGCAAGTGGCTCTGCGCGAGCAGAGCCTGGCCAAGGGCGGCCTGATGTCGGGCCGCGACCTGGGGAGTACGTTTTCGAGCCTGCGGCCGAACGACCTGGTGTGGAACTACGTGCAGTCGAATTATCTGAAAGGCAAGGAACCACCCGCGTTCGACATGCTGTACTGGAATGGCGACGGCACGGGCTTGCCAGGCCCCATGTTCTGCTGGTATCTGCGCAACACTTACCTGGAAAACAGCCTGAAAGTGCCGGGCAAGCTGACGGTGGCCGGGGAACAGGTCGACCTGAGCAGCATCGACGCGCCCGCTTTCATCTACGGTTCGCGCGAAGACCATATCGTGCCCTGGGGCGCGGCTTACGCCAGCACGGCCTTGCTGAACCCGAAAAAGCCGAAAGCCAACCGTTTTATCCTGGGCGCTTCGGGCCATATCGCCGGCGTGATCAACCCGGCGTCGAAGAATAAGCGCAGTTACTGGAGCAATGACGCAGGCAAAGGCGCACGCACGGCGAAAGCCAAGCCCTTGAGCGCCGAGCAGTGGATGGAAGGCGCGACCGAGCACCTGGGCAGTTGGTGGCCCGAATGGGCCGCTTTCCTGGCCGAACACGGCGGCGCGCAGGTCAAGGCGCCAGGCAAGCCGGGCAACAAACGCCACGCGGCAATCGAGCCGGCGCCGGGGCGGTATGTTAAAGTCAGGGCAGACTAG
- a CDS encoding nucleotidyltransferase family protein, giving the protein MALLEQLQAMIAADNERMHVLRLVRELDLPDCWVAAGFVRCCVWDHLHQRSPSPLPHDIDVIWYDPSKATQAHDAMLESSLRARDGTLGWSVKNQARMHERNADLPYLTASDAMRYWPETATAVGVRLNDLADIDIAAPFGLHDLFDLVVRPTERFLTAKQSVYAGRVRGKNWQGTWP; this is encoded by the coding sequence ATGGCGCTGCTTGAGCAATTGCAGGCAATGATTGCAGCCGATAATGAGCGTATGCATGTCCTTCGTCTTGTCAGGGAACTTGATCTGCCCGATTGCTGGGTTGCTGCGGGATTTGTGCGATGCTGTGTCTGGGATCATTTGCACCAACGTTCGCCTTCACCACTGCCTCACGATATCGACGTCATCTGGTACGACCCAAGCAAGGCGACACAGGCGCATGACGCCATGCTTGAGTCGAGTTTAAGAGCACGGGACGGCACGCTGGGCTGGTCGGTAAAGAATCAGGCGCGTATGCATGAACGCAATGCGGACCTGCCTTACCTGACCGCTTCCGATGCCATGAGATACTGGCCGGAAACCGCCACTGCCGTGGGTGTGCGACTCAATGACCTTGCAGACATCGATATAGCGGCTCCTTTCGGCCTGCATGATCTTTTCGATCTGGTGGTCCGGCCGACAGAGCGATTTTTGACAGCGAAGCAATCGGTCTACGCAGGCCGCGTGCGTGGCAAGAATTGGCAAGGTACCTGGCCCTAG
- a CDS encoding cystathionine beta-lyase: MTTPKSPQTALIHSDYQAPQGFAAFPNAIHHASTVLFKDVAAMRSGDWKEKNAYTYGLHGTPTTFTLEARLAEIEGGTHCLLAPSGLAAIAMADFALLKTGDDVLLPENIYNPNRELGRWLAQDFGITARYYDPLIGAGIGALIQENTKLIWTEAPGSVTMEVPDLPAICAAAHARGVLVALDNTWSAGLALRGFDLGVDIIMQALTKYQSGGSDVLMGALITRERALHDRLAQAHMRLGMGVGADDAYLVLRGLPTMKLRFDAHDAGARTVAAWLKDRAEIATVLHPAFDECPGHAIWQRDFTGAGGLFSVLFDARYTEAQTDRFVDALQLFKIGYSWGGANSLVMPYRIAAMRKGWQLPGQLVRLNVGLEDPQDLIADIERAFAAIRKRQAVGLPRSTLYMGTGVLLFRSRKPRSKR; encoded by the coding sequence ATGACCACACCAAAATCTCCGCAAACCGCGCTGATCCACAGCGATTACCAGGCGCCGCAAGGTTTTGCCGCCTTTCCCAACGCCATACATCACGCATCGACCGTGCTGTTCAAGGACGTGGCGGCCATGCGTTCGGGCGACTGGAAAGAGAAAAACGCCTACACCTACGGCTTGCACGGCACGCCCACCACGTTCACTCTGGAAGCGCGGCTGGCCGAGATCGAAGGGGGCACACACTGCCTGCTGGCCCCATCGGGCCTGGCGGCCATCGCCATGGCGGACTTTGCCCTGCTGAAAACGGGCGATGACGTTTTATTGCCGGAAAATATCTACAACCCGAACCGCGAACTGGGACGCTGGCTGGCGCAGGACTTCGGCATCACGGCACGTTACTACGACCCGCTGATCGGCGCCGGTATCGGCGCCTTGATCCAGGAGAATACCAAACTCATCTGGACGGAAGCGCCGGGCTCCGTGACGATGGAAGTGCCGGACTTGCCCGCCATTTGTGCAGCCGCCCACGCGCGCGGCGTGCTGGTGGCTTTGGATAACACCTGGTCGGCCGGCCTGGCCCTGCGCGGCTTTGACCTGGGCGTGGACATCATCATGCAGGCGCTGACGAAATACCAGTCGGGCGGCTCCGACGTGCTGATGGGCGCGCTCATTACGCGCGAGCGGGCGCTGCACGACCGCCTGGCCCAGGCGCACATGCGTCTGGGCATGGGCGTGGGGGCGGACGACGCCTATCTGGTGCTGCGCGGCTTGCCCACCATGAAGCTGCGCTTCGACGCCCACGATGCGGGCGCGCGCACGGTGGCCGCCTGGCTCAAGGATAGGGCCGAGATCGCCACGGTGCTGCATCCGGCTTTCGACGAATGTCCCGGTCACGCCATCTGGCAGCGCGATTTCACGGGTGCGGGCGGCCTGTTTTCCGTGCTGTTCGATGCCCGCTACACGGAGGCGCAAACGGACCGTTTCGTCGACGCCTTGCAGTTGTTCAAGATTGGCTACAGCTGGGGCGGCGCGAACAGCCTGGTGATGCCGTACCGCATCGCCGCCATGCGCAAGGGCTGGCAGTTGCCGGGCCAGCTGGTGCGCCTGAATGTGGGGCTGGAAGATCCGCAGGACTTGATCGCCGATATCGAACGGGCGTTCGCGGCGATTAGGAAGCGGCAAGCCGTTGGCTTGCCGCGAAGCACCCTTTACATGGGCACGGGGGTATTGTTGTTCAGGTCGAGGAAGCCGCGCAGCAAGCGGTAG
- a CDS encoding RluA family pseudouridine synthase, with protein sequence MADPAFDSLSDHAAEEAFDGDFAADDVFEEMAPITLELTPDACGHRLDKVISKLVPQYSRSRLQLWLEAGFVTVDGKVAKRNMTAYGDEKIVILPQSAPEDEAFKPEAMELNIVHEDEHIIVINKPAGLVVHPGPGNWSGTLLNGLLHHCPQLAGVPRAGIVHRLDKDTSGLMVVGKTLASQTDLVRQLQARTVKREYFALVWGTPKMAGTIDASIARHPRDRVKMAVSENFTAKPAITHYELIGSGELDRRPVSLMQCRLETGRTHQIRVHMQHLGFALVGDSVYGKQHLVSVFSRQALQARRLGLVHPGTLEACEWIVPLADDFAQLIATAGIPEPEQV encoded by the coding sequence TTGGCTGACCCCGCGTTTGACTCCCTTTCTGACCATGCTGCCGAAGAGGCGTTTGACGGCGATTTTGCCGCCGACGACGTCTTCGAGGAAATGGCCCCGATTACATTGGAACTGACGCCGGACGCCTGCGGCCACCGCCTCGATAAAGTGATCTCCAAGCTGGTGCCGCAATACTCGCGCAGCCGCTTGCAATTGTGGCTGGAAGCCGGTTTCGTGACCGTCGATGGAAAAGTTGCCAAACGCAACATGACCGCCTATGGCGACGAGAAGATCGTCATTCTGCCGCAAAGCGCGCCGGAAGACGAGGCTTTTAAGCCGGAAGCGATGGAATTGAACATCGTGCACGAAGATGAGCATATCATCGTGATCAACAAACCGGCCGGACTGGTCGTGCATCCGGGCCCCGGCAACTGGTCGGGCACCTTGCTCAACGGCCTGCTGCACCACTGCCCGCAACTGGCGGGCGTGCCGCGCGCAGGCATCGTGCACCGGCTGGACAAGGATACCAGTGGCCTGATGGTGGTTGGCAAGACCCTGGCCTCGCAAACGGACCTGGTGCGCCAGTTGCAGGCGCGCACGGTCAAGCGCGAATATTTCGCGCTCGTGTGGGGCACGCCGAAAATGGCGGGCACCATCGACGCGTCCATCGCGCGCCACCCGCGCGACCGGGTCAAGATGGCCGTCTCGGAGAATTTCACCGCCAAGCCCGCCATCACGCACTATGAATTGATCGGCAGCGGCGAACTTGACCGCCGTCCCGTGAGCCTGATGCAATGCCGTCTGGAAACCGGTCGCACGCACCAGATCCGCGTGCACATGCAGCACCTGGGGTTTGCGCTCGTTGGTGACTCCGTGTATGGCAAGCAGCACCTGGTGTCCGTCTTCTCGCGCCAGGCGCTGCAGGCGCGCCGCCTGGGTCTCGTGCATCCGGGCACCCTGGAAGCATGCGAGTGGATCGTGCCGCTGGCCGACGATTTCGCGCAATTGATCGCCACAGCCGGCATTCCCGAGCCGGAACAGGTCTGA
- a CDS encoding outer membrane protein assembly factor BamD, which produces MQKKLSLVVASVVLLGMSACSLLPEKVDETKNWSVTKLYSEAREEMAGQHYEAAIGLFQKLEANYPFGNYALQAQMEIAYAYYKSGDQAQALAAVERFIKLHPNHANVDYMYYLRGLISFNDQISFLNFLYEQDPTERDPKATREAFAAFKQLVDKFPNSKYAPDSLARMNYLIDAMAKYEVHVARYYYRRGAYLAAANRAQTTVSDFAASPAIEEALFIMYRSYDKLGLTDLRDDALRVLTKNYPNTAFLSPEGVNKERKWWKFWQ; this is translated from the coding sequence ATGCAAAAAAAATTATCGTTGGTAGTCGCTTCAGTCGTTCTGCTCGGCATGTCCGCTTGCAGCTTGTTGCCTGAAAAAGTGGATGAGACCAAAAACTGGTCCGTTACGAAATTATACTCGGAGGCGCGTGAAGAAATGGCCGGGCAGCACTATGAAGCTGCAATCGGCCTGTTCCAGAAGCTGGAGGCTAACTATCCTTTCGGCAACTATGCTCTGCAAGCGCAGATGGAGATCGCTTACGCGTATTATAAGTCGGGAGACCAGGCGCAGGCACTGGCTGCCGTCGAACGCTTCATCAAGTTGCATCCGAACCACGCCAATGTAGACTATATGTACTACTTGCGGGGCCTGATCAGCTTTAACGACCAGATCAGTTTCCTGAACTTCCTGTACGAGCAAGACCCGACCGAGCGCGATCCGAAAGCCACGCGCGAAGCGTTTGCGGCCTTCAAGCAATTGGTCGACAAGTTCCCAAATAGCAAATATGCGCCCGATTCGCTGGCCCGCATGAACTATTTGATCGATGCCATGGCGAAATACGAAGTGCATGTGGCGCGCTATTACTACCGCCGCGGCGCCTACCTGGCCGCCGCCAACCGCGCGCAAACGACGGTCAGCGACTTTGCCGCCTCGCCGGCCATCGAAGAAGCGCTGTTCATCATGTACCGCTCGTATGACAAGCTGGGCTTGACCGACCTGCGCGACGATGCCTTGCGCGTGCTGACCAAGAACTACCCGAACACGGCATTCCTCAGCCCGGAAGGGGTGAACAAGGAACGCAAGTGGTGGAAATTCTGGCAGTAA
- the yaaA gene encoding peroxide stress protein YaaA yields the protein MLIVLSPAKSLDLETPPTTSLHSTPDFLDHSAQLIERMRQFSPAEVGSLMGISDALSALNVARYASWTPKLAEARQAIMAFNGDVYAGFEARSLQPAQLDYAQSRVRILSGLYGLLRPLDLVHPHRLEMGTRLSTTRGKDLYAFWGDTITNGLNRTAKEQGAKVLVNLASEEYFKSVKPRQLDVPVIAPVFEDWKNGKYKIISFYAKRARGMLARYAAVNAIRDPEQLKQFDVDGYAYVPEASNDKSWVFRRRVGE from the coding sequence ATGTTGATCGTGCTTTCGCCCGCCAAGAGTCTCGACCTGGAGACGCCGCCAACAACCTCGTTGCACAGCACCCCCGATTTTCTCGACCATTCCGCCCAGCTGATCGAGCGCATGCGCCAGTTTTCGCCCGCCGAAGTGGGCAGCCTGATGGGCATTTCCGACGCCTTGTCGGCCCTGAACGTGGCCCGCTACGCCTCCTGGACGCCCAAACTGGCGGAAGCGCGCCAGGCCATCATGGCTTTCAATGGCGACGTATATGCCGGTTTCGAGGCGCGCAGTCTGCAGCCGGCCCAGCTCGACTATGCCCAGTCGCGCGTGCGCATCCTGTCGGGCCTGTACGGCTTGCTGCGCCCGTTGGATCTGGTCCACCCGCACCGCCTGGAAATGGGCACGCGTCTGTCGACCACGCGCGGCAAGGATTTGTATGCGTTCTGGGGCGACACCATCACCAACGGCCTGAACCGCACGGCCAAGGAGCAGGGCGCGAAAGTGCTGGTCAATCTTGCTTCCGAAGAGTATTTCAAATCCGTCAAGCCGCGCCAGCTGGACGTGCCCGTCATCGCGCCCGTGTTCGAGGACTGGAAGAACGGCAAGTATAAAATCATCTCGTTCTACGCCAAGCGCGCGCGCGGCATGCTGGCACGCTATGCAGCGGTCAACGCCATCCGCGATCCGGAACAACTGAAACAGTTCGACGTCGACGGTTACGCGTATGTGCCGGAAGCGTCGAACGATAAAAGCTGGGTGTTTCGGCGCAGAGTGGGCGAATAA
- a CDS encoding sialidase family protein, which yields MFIKNFVANVFAGAVSALMLGGCVTTHVQRPLSVGVPSEGTAVTVSITANTDAVNGLGQITLGRLSSGDAVSSLVLQQYILNQVAKDMARDTTLFMGTLPPGKYYFSQLADAGKSNRYIKMGSGLGLFTVEEGKPVDLGRLIVTPLYGERVLVGRSVRVRDNRTLLERYSPEHLKLFAPEKTVSWSGSRSDTDRAEEVAIARPTGAECVTELPDGSVAAATRMGTVLWRSPEGTWKQLASDKIETLNCVQSVQMPDADLLAFGEFGTLLRHAPGQNKLEPIDTGNLPYGNLVGLAGNMDAGWYVAVQRNNEVTIYHSARLERGEWNQVRSEKLGKWLLNQDTWFWLRDIGTGFAYTSTKGTLHLYDYASGQWSERAMPDRRVDAMRISGSGMWSLITQGYGPFAITSRDAFVSVNQGQTWQEVTASHIPLVQRTDGTLLRFESSLMSDTTLHASSDMGKTWTLVDAKPKSRELTPLKSGAILGKIMRWSVPAQFEISNDGGKSWTAESMK from the coding sequence ATGTTCATCAAAAATTTCGTTGCCAACGTTTTTGCAGGAGCCGTCTCTGCGCTGATGCTCGGTGGCTGTGTCACAACGCATGTGCAGCGCCCTCTCAGCGTCGGCGTGCCCTCCGAAGGTACAGCCGTTACTGTCAGCATTACTGCCAACACTGATGCGGTGAACGGATTGGGCCAGATCACCTTGGGCCGCCTGAGTAGCGGAGACGCAGTGTCCAGCCTGGTCCTGCAGCAATATATCCTGAACCAGGTTGCCAAGGATATGGCGCGCGACACGACTCTTTTCATGGGGACCCTGCCACCGGGGAAATACTACTTCAGTCAACTGGCCGACGCCGGCAAATCAAACCGCTACATCAAAATGGGCAGCGGCCTGGGCTTATTTACTGTGGAGGAAGGCAAGCCGGTCGATCTGGGCCGCCTGATCGTCACTCCTCTTTATGGCGAGCGTGTACTGGTCGGCCGCAGCGTGCGGGTGCGAGACAACCGCACCCTGCTCGAACGCTATTCTCCCGAGCACCTGAAGCTGTTTGCACCCGAAAAGACAGTCAGCTGGTCCGGATCGCGCAGTGATACGGATCGCGCTGAGGAAGTCGCCATAGCCCGCCCCACCGGCGCCGAATGCGTGACGGAGCTACCAGACGGCAGCGTGGCGGCCGCAACCCGCATGGGCACAGTGCTGTGGCGCAGCCCTGAGGGAACATGGAAACAACTGGCCAGCGACAAAATAGAGACGCTGAACTGCGTGCAGTCGGTGCAAATGCCGGATGCAGACTTGCTGGCCTTCGGCGAGTTCGGCACCCTGCTGCGCCATGCGCCGGGACAGAACAAGCTTGAACCGATTGACACTGGCAACCTTCCCTATGGCAATCTGGTCGGACTGGCTGGCAATATGGACGCTGGCTGGTATGTCGCCGTCCAGCGTAACAATGAAGTCACGATTTATCATTCCGCCCGTCTCGAGCGCGGCGAGTGGAATCAGGTACGCAGTGAGAAGCTGGGGAAGTGGCTCCTGAACCAGGACACCTGGTTCTGGCTGCGCGATATCGGCACAGGCTTTGCCTACACGTCGACGAAAGGAACGCTGCACCTCTACGACTACGCCAGTGGCCAGTGGTCAGAGCGGGCAATGCCCGATCGCCGTGTGGATGCGATGCGCATCAGCGGCAGCGGCATGTGGAGCCTCATAACACAAGGTTACGGGCCATTTGCGATCACCTCCAGAGATGCTTTCGTTTCAGTGAATCAAGGTCAAACCTGGCAAGAGGTCACCGCTAGCCACATTCCGCTGGTTCAGCGTACCGATGGCACCCTGCTGCGTTTTGAAAGCAGTCTGATGAGCGATACGACCTTACATGCCAGTAGCGACATGGGCAAAACGTGGACACTGGTGGACGCCAAACCGAAATCACGCGAGTTGACCCCGCTTAAATCGGGTGCGATTCTGGGAAAAATAATGCGTTGGAGCGTGCCGGCGCAATTTGAAATATCGAACGACGGCGGTAAAAGCTGGACTGCCGAAAGCATGAAGTGA